A stretch of the Sulfurimonas sp. HSL3-1 genome encodes the following:
- a CDS encoding OmpA family protein produces the protein MTFPTKSLSLILAAALIGGCASTQPNADGTQQDEYDKTKKGALIGAAVGAIGGLLLGGKNKGQGALIGAAVGAAAGGGIGYAMDQQAKDVAKSLNTTVSQSDVGADNIIVTQHETFVKVTFKSAMMFPTNSDTPTSTALTKIDQLTTALKKYPSSIVQVVGHTDPRGSYDYNLQLSERRARTVATAMVNQGLPNAVYARGCSFDKPLVPNNSEANMAQNRRVEIFLYQTQENVVDQCL, from the coding sequence ATGACATTTCCAACCAAATCACTTTCACTCATCCTTGCCGCCGCACTGATCGGCGGGTGTGCCAGCACCCAGCCCAATGCCGACGGCACGCAGCAGGACGAGTACGACAAGACCAAAAAAGGCGCCCTCATCGGTGCGGCCGTCGGTGCCATCGGCGGACTGCTGCTCGGCGGCAAGAACAAAGGCCAGGGCGCGCTGATCGGCGCGGCGGTCGGCGCAGCAGCCGGCGGCGGGATCGGTTATGCGATGGACCAGCAGGCCAAAGACGTCGCCAAATCTCTCAATACGACCGTCAGCCAGAGCGATGTCGGCGCGGACAACATCATCGTCACCCAGCATGAGACCTTTGTCAAAGTCACCTTTAAAAGCGCCATGATGTTCCCGACGAACTCCGATACGCCGACGTCAACGGCGCTGACAAAGATCGACCAGCTGACGACGGCACTGAAAAAATATCCCAGTTCCATCGTCCAGGTCGTCGGCCACACCGACCCGCGCGGTTCCTATGACTACAACCTGCAGCTCTCCGAGCGCCGGGCGCGCACCGTCGCCACGGCCATGGTAAACCAGGGACTGCCCAACGCCGTCTATGCCCGCGGCTGTTCCTTCGACAAACCGCTCGTTCCCAACAACAGCGAAGCCAATATGGCCCAAAACCGCCGCGTCGAGATCTTCTTGTACCAGACACAGGAGAACGTCGTCGACCAGTGCCTCTAG